In a genomic window of Wyeomyia smithii strain HCP4-BCI-WySm-NY-G18 chromosome 1, ASM2978416v1, whole genome shotgun sequence:
- the LOC129717319 gene encoding cyclin-dependent kinase 11A-like, producing MLRPIANLDPEQSEMNCEVCQRQDVDESDTLFCDHCQRSFHIGRSAVSGEVSDVSWCCPDYVNGVGDAMLQEEINKFEEEKKRQKQKLEMEKIIHRLRLEFQQEMFEVRHQLEKEKREMEQEFEKAQTGEKIAEEKVHQKKLGKLRTEMKEKLKQLKLKGNRQEKVKSDTSKPEKRKFEKEKSKKGMLGKTELIPAEFQESYQQHSIPKKAGHKDDRKVKHTEVPKKKNKKTAGKTNEDDSESDEQVEEESSEQSSEEESSENEEKDNSSDCEDESSECSAEEE from the exons ATGCTTCGACCAATCGCTAACCTTGATCCGGAACAGTCAGAAATGAATTGTGAAGTCTGCCAAAGGCAGGATGTGGATGAATCGGACACATTATTTTGCGATCATTGTCAGCGGTCGTTTCATATTGGTCGCTCTGCCGTCTCCGGAGAAGTAAGCGACGTTTCTTGGTGTTGTCCTGATTACGTGAACGGTGTTGGTGATGCTATGCTGCAAGAGGAGATTAATAAGTTCGAAGAGGAGAAAAAGAGGCAGAAGCAAAAGCTTGAAATGGAAAAGATTATACACCGCTTGCGACTGGAGTTTCAACAGGAGATGTTCGAGGTGCGCCATCAACTGGAAAAAGAAAAGCGGGAAATGGAACAGGAGTTTGAAAAGGCGCAAACGGGAGAGAAAATCGCCGAAGAGAAAGTTCATCAGAAGAAACTCGGGAAATTGCGGACAGAAATGAAGGAGAAACTGAAACAGTTAAAACTGAAAGGGAACAG GCAGGAGAAAGTAAAATCGGATACGTCGAAACCAGAAAAGAGAAAGTTCGAGAAGGAAAAGTCGAAGAAAGGAATGTTGGGCAAGACGGAACTGATACCTGCTGAATTTCAAGAATCCTATCAACAGCACTCAATCCCGAAAAAGGCCGGCCACAAAGACGACAGGAAGGTTAA GCATACCGAGGTTCCgaagaagaaaaataagaaaacggCCGGTAAGACGAATGAAGATGATTCGGAGAGTGATGAACAAGTAGAAGAAGAGTCGTCCGAACAGAGCAGTGAAGAAGAAAGTTCCGAAAACGAAGAAAAGGACAATAGTTCTGACTGCGAGGACGAAAGCTCGGAATGCTCCGCGGAAGAAGAATAA